In Calidithermus timidus DSM 17022, the following are encoded in one genomic region:
- a CDS encoding helix-turn-helix domain-containing protein — MAKKSFRTSTTPSLTTPNWARLLQTRREKLGLSREGLALAAGISPSLVAKLERGVHDIRDVSVGRLHSLLQALHLPSVDFLLSEDNSNEFTPSTPGVALLSYYPALLPACVGEAAPGHGHIDARFLPTRSSYTDFFLAKLGRDALCSEDLSIKEGSVLVVERRPARERGIVLLSLIEGTRRPLLYRLPTEPCLVRPVSGVGEVYWLLPDGALQLPAGKKAAIYPVPVGVVHGEFRSL; from the coding sequence ATGGCAAAAAAAAGCTTTCGCACCTCCACCACCCCCTCACTCACAACCCCCAACTGGGCACGCCTCCTACAGACAAGACGAGAAAAGCTCGGCCTTTCACGTGAGGGGTTAGCCCTGGCTGCGGGCATTTCCCCTTCCCTCGTAGCCAAGCTGGAGCGCGGTGTTCACGACATTCGTGATGTGAGCGTGGGCCGATTGCATTCGCTGCTGCAGGCGCTCCACCTCCCTTCAGTGGATTTCCTGCTCAGCGAAGACAATTCCAATGAGTTCACACCCTCCACTCCTGGCGTTGCTTTGCTGTCCTACTACCCAGCGCTGCTTCCAGCCTGCGTTGGAGAGGCAGCGCCCGGTCATGGTCACATTGATGCCCGGTTCCTTCCTACCCGTTCCAGCTATACCGACTTCTTCCTGGCCAAGCTGGGGCGGGATGCCCTCTGTAGCGAGGATTTATCAATCAAAGAGGGCTCGGTTTTGGTAGTAGAGCGTAGGCCTGCCAGAGAGCGGGGCATCGTCCTGCTCAGCCTTATCGAGGGTACCCGGCGGCCTCTACTGTACCGCCTGCCCACTGAGCCCTGTCTGGTAAGGCCGGTTAGTGGGGTAGGAGAGGTGTATTGGCTCCTGCCGGACGGCGCCCTCCAGCTCCCCGCCGGTAAGAAAGCCGCCATATATCCCGTCCCAGTGGGCGTCGTCCACGGGGAGTTTCGCTCGTTATGA
- a CDS encoding recombinase family protein, which produces MKRCALYTRVSTEEQVERYSLEAQREVLERWAGALGYEVADTYTDPGYSGAQEDRPALTRLLADAQEGRFAVVLVYRLDRLARKVRLAYDLIERLERCGVGLMSYSEPNINTTTSIGKAVLGIMAVFAEWERDTFAERSRLGMHKAARMGKYLGGIVPYGYTVEDGRLAPLPEEAAVVQQMFAWVAERGWSTERVAQELNRLGIPPKYRREGRGVRGKRTAGVWRGGGVLRILKNRTYIGEYVYGKRTRKPQPELVSVPVPPLVEPVLFEAAQEQLSRNALFALRNARSVYLLKGLIRCGMCGRAYVGSAGYYACVGRTNRQASPIPEMRCTAPHVRRGELEERIWHDIRSFLLNPGEALQAFINEESPESNEVSLLERRLQALLEARARLLDLYLEGGVEKETYYARLEDLDTRVREVQVSVEAARQRSIAERQRKEALHSLESLSARLRDRIDRLTPEEKQAVARELVEGVTVRPGKGEVEVEVRYRFGQIAPHTGRGSWPPPGGTERDR; this is translated from the coding sequence ATGAAGCGCTGTGCCCTCTACACCCGCGTCTCCACCGAGGAGCAGGTCGAGCGCTACTCCCTCGAGGCCCAGCGCGAGGTCCTGGAGCGCTGGGCAGGGGCGCTGGGGTACGAGGTCGCTGACACCTACACCGACCCCGGCTACTCGGGAGCTCAGGAGGATCGGCCCGCTCTGACCCGTCTGCTCGCGGATGCACAGGAGGGACGTTTTGCGGTGGTGCTGGTCTACCGGCTCGACCGGCTGGCCCGCAAGGTGCGTCTGGCCTACGACCTCATCGAGCGGTTGGAGCGGTGCGGGGTGGGACTCATGAGCTACTCCGAGCCGAATATCAATACCACCACCTCCATCGGTAAGGCGGTGCTGGGGATCATGGCCGTCTTCGCCGAGTGGGAGCGGGACACCTTCGCCGAACGCAGCCGTCTGGGCATGCACAAGGCCGCCCGGATGGGAAAGTACCTCGGTGGCATCGTGCCCTATGGCTACACCGTCGAAGACGGTCGCCTGGCTCCTTTGCCCGAGGAGGCGGCGGTGGTGCAGCAGATGTTCGCCTGGGTGGCCGAACGGGGCTGGAGCACCGAGCGGGTAGCCCAGGAACTCAACCGCCTGGGCATCCCCCCGAAGTACCGCCGCGAGGGGCGCGGGGTACGGGGTAAACGCACCGCTGGGGTCTGGCGCGGGGGTGGGGTGCTGCGCATCCTCAAGAACCGTACCTATATCGGTGAGTACGTCTACGGCAAGCGCACCCGCAAACCTCAGCCTGAACTGGTGTCGGTGCCGGTACCCCCCCTTGTAGAGCCTGTCCTCTTCGAGGCAGCCCAGGAGCAGCTATCCCGCAACGCCCTGTTCGCCCTGCGCAACGCCCGCAGCGTGTACCTGCTCAAGGGACTCATCCGCTGCGGGATGTGTGGGCGCGCCTATGTCGGATCAGCCGGCTACTATGCGTGCGTGGGGCGAACCAACCGTCAGGCGTCTCCCATTCCCGAGATGAGATGTACCGCTCCGCACGTGCGCAGAGGAGAGCTGGAAGAGAGGATCTGGCACGACATCCGCTCCTTCCTGCTCAACCCTGGTGAGGCCTTGCAGGCTTTCATAAATGAGGAGTCCCCGGAAAGCAATGAAGTCTCCCTGCTGGAAAGACGCTTGCAGGCCCTCCTCGAAGCCCGGGCCCGCCTGCTGGATCTTTATCTGGAGGGAGGGGTGGAAAAGGAAACCTACTACGCCCGCCTCGAAGATCTGGACACCCGCGTCCGGGAAGTCCAGGTGAGCGTGGAAGCAGCCCGGCAGCGCTCCATCGCCGAGCGCCAGCGCAAGGAAGCCCTCCACTCCCTGGAGAGCCTCTCGGCCCGCCTGCGTGATCGGATAGACCGCCTTACCCCGGAAGAGAAGCAAGCCGTGGCACGGGAGTTGGTGGAGGGGGTGACGGTGCGGCCCGGAAAGGGAGAGGTCGAGGTTGAGGTGCGTTACCGGTTCGGGCAGATTGCACCTCACACGGGCAGGGGTTCATGGCCGCCACCAGGAGGAACCGAGCGGGATAGGTGA
- a CDS encoding helix-turn-helix transcriptional regulator: MANVVRQLRVQAGLSREALARASGITVSLLTKWERGEVRSPSLVYSRQLARVLAGRLGVSEERLLLQIAEGFECPPSHGA, from the coding sequence ATGGCAAATGTTGTGCGGCAATTGCGGGTTCAGGCGGGTTTAAGTCGGGAAGCGTTGGCAAGGGCTTCCGGAATTACGGTCTCATTGCTGACCAAATGGGAGCGGGGGGAGGTACGCAGTCCATCGCTCGTGTACAGCCGTCAGTTAGCGAGGGTGCTGGCAGGGCGTTTGGGTGTGAGCGAGGAGCGGTTGCTGCTCCAGATCGCGGAGGGATTTGAGTGCCCGCCCAGCCACGGCGCATAG